One Suncus etruscus isolate mSunEtr1 chromosome 13, mSunEtr1.pri.cur, whole genome shotgun sequence genomic region harbors:
- the SERP1 gene encoding stress-associated endoplasmic reticulum protein 1, with translation MVAKQRIRMANEKHSKNITQRGNVAKTSRNAPEEKASVGPWLLALFIFVVCGSAIFQIIQSIRMGM, from the exons ATGGTCGCCAAGCAGCGGATCCGCATGGCCAACGAGAAGCACAGCAAGAACATCACCCAGCGCGGCAACGTCGCCAAGACCTcg AGGAACGCCCCCGAAGAGAAGGCGTCGGTGGGACCCTGGCTGTTGGCCCTCTTCATCTTCGTGGTGTGCGGCTCTG caATTTTCCAGATTATTCAAAGTATCAGGATGGGCATGTGA